From a region of the Panthera uncia isolate 11264 chromosome B1, Puncia_PCG_1.0, whole genome shotgun sequence genome:
- the LOC125923583 gene encoding LOW QUALITY PROTEIN: ribosome biogenesis protein NSA2 homolog (The sequence of the model RefSeq protein was modified relative to this genomic sequence to represent the inferred CDS: substituted 1 base at 1 genomic stop codon), translated as MPQNEYIELHRKRYGYRLDYHEKKRKKEGREAHERSKKAKKMIGLKAKLYHKQRHAEKIQMKKTIKMHEKRNTKQKNDEKTPQGAVPAYLLDREGQSRAKVLSNMIKQKRKEKAGKWEVPLPKVRAQGETEVLXVIRTGKRKKKAWKRMVTKVCFVGDGFTRKPPKYERFIRPMGLRFKKAHVTHPELKATFCLPILGVKKNPSSPLYTSLGVITKGTVIEVNVSELGLVTQGGKVIWGRYAQVTNNPENDGCINEVLLV; from the coding sequence ATGCCACAAAACGAATATATTGAGTTACACCGGAAGCGCTATGGCTATCGTTTGGATTaccatgagaaaaagagaaagaaggaaggtcgAGAGGCTCATGAACGTtcaaagaaggcaaaaaagatGATTGGTCTGAAAGCTAAGCTCTACCATAAACAGCGCCATgctgagaaaatacaaatgaaaaagactATCAAGATGCATGAAAAGAGAAACACCAAGCAAAAGAATGATGAAAAGACTCCACAAGGAGCAGTACCTGCATATCTGCTGGACAGGGAGGGACAGTCCCGAGCTAAAGTACTTTCCAATATGATTAAACAAAAACGAAAAGAGAAAGCAGGTAAATGGGAAGTCCCTTTGCCCAAAGTTCGTGCCCAGGGAGAAACAGAAGTATTATAAGTTATTcgaacaggaaagagaaagaagaaagcatggAAGAGGATGGTTACAAAAGTCTGCTTTGTTGGAGATGGCTTTACTCGAAAACCACCTAAATATGAAAGATTCATTAGGCCAATGGGCTTACGTTTCAAAAAGGCCCATGTAACACATCCTGAATTGAAAGCCACCTTTTGCCTGCCAATACTTGGTGTAAAAAAGAATCCCTCATCCCCACTATATACGTCTTTGGGGGTTATTACCAAAGGTACTGTCATTGAAGTGAACGTTAGTGAGTTGGGCCTTGTGACACAAGGAGGCAAGGTTATTTGGGGAAGATATGCCCAGGTTACCAACAATCCTGAAAACGATGGATGCATAAATGAAGTCTTGCTGGTTTGA